From the genome of Miscanthus floridulus cultivar M001 chromosome 10, ASM1932011v1, whole genome shotgun sequence, one region includes:
- the LOC136489709 gene encoding E3 ubiquitin-protein ligase EL5-like codes for MATTTNNAAGGSKNHLSSSQHGSAYGQAYYSQNSGEPSDANDNVMPIVFVAITGVVVLLRILWCGLQKDDAEEQVAGGGDRVGPPSSQAAGLADRDPSMMAAVEVPPVQAAEPPLVCTYRKEDGCEEDSCGVCLAELADGEAIRVLPACMHLFHAACVNEWLRGHDTCPLCRAPLVAPGPGDDI; via the coding sequence ATGGCCACAACCACGAACAATGCCGCCGGTGGAAGCAAGAACCACCTGTCGTCCTCGCAGCACGGCAGTGCGTATGGCCAGGCGTACTACAGCCAGAATTCTGGCGAGCCCAGCGACGCGAACGACAATGTGATGCCCATAGTGTTCGTTGCCATCACCGGCGTTGTCGTGCTGCTCAGGATCCTCTGGTGTGGCCTCCAGAAGGACGACGCGGAGGAGCAGGTCGCCGGAGGTGGGGACAGAGTGGGTCCGCCGAGCAGCCAAGCAGCAGGCTTGGCGGACAGGGATCCTTCGATGATGGCCGCCGTGGAGGTGCCGCCAGTTCAGGCGGCCGAGCCGCCGCTGGTGTGCACGTACCGGAAGGAGGACGGCTGCGAGGAGGACTCGTGCGGGGTGTGTCTGGCGGAGCTGGCCGACGGCGAGGCCATCAGGGTGCTGCCGGCGTGCATGCACTTGTTCCACGCCGCCTGCGTCAACGAGTGGCTGCGCGGTCACGACACCTGCCCGCTCTGCCGTGCCCCGCTTGTCGCTCCCGGTCCCGGCGACGACATCTag